TCGTCCTCCGGGACAGGAAGGACCTCTCCGAGGAAGGTCTTGCGATCGTCGTCGTTTCCATCGACTTCGAGACGAAGACGCTGCTCAGCGGTCCTGACATCATATCGCGCGGGTTCGTATACATGCGTGAATCCTACGGTCTCATCCGCAGTGCAGAGAAGAAGATCAAGGGAGATGTCATCAACCTCCTGAATACGAAGGAAAATGTAGAATGGTACCACGTAAAACAGCTCATCATCGAAGAGCTGAGCAACCATCTATACCGCAAGACACACAGGAAACCAATGATCCTACCGACGATCATGAGAGTCGATCAGCAGAAATAAAAAAGAACATCCGGCGCTGCCGGATGTTCTTTTTTTATCGGGTCAATGACTTTTCAAAGCGTGTCAGATCATCATCGTTGCCGATCATGATGAGTATATCCTCCTTCTGGATATTGACCGTCGGATCGGGGCTGACGATGATGTCCTCACCCCGTTTGATCGCAATGACGCTGACTCCGTACTCTGCCCGTATATCGAGGTCGAGCAGCGACTGGTCCGAGAGCTTCTCCTCGGCCATGATCTCGACGATCGAATGTTCATCGGACAGTTCCAGATAATCAAGCACCGAACTCGAGGCGAGCTTATGGGCGACCCTGCGTCCCATATCCCGCTCCGGATGGATGACGACATCGGCGCCGATCTTCTCAAGCACGCGTGCATGGTAGTCATTCTGGGCCTTTACGCTTACCTTCTTGACACCAAGGTCCTTGAGCAGCAGTGTCGTCAGT
The sequence above is drawn from the Salinicoccus roseus genome and encodes:
- a CDS encoding potassium channel family protein, which produces MNKDYAVIGLGRFGGSIVRELRVLEMDVLAVDVDENRVNEFIDIATQAVIGDTTDETVLKDLGLGNFDNVIVAIGDNIQSSILTTLLLKDLGVKKVSVKAQNDYHARVLEKIGADVVIHPERDMGRRVAHKLASSSVLDYLELSDEHSIVEIMAEEKLSDQSLLDLDIRAEYGVSVIAIKRGEDIIVSPDPTVNIQKEDILIMIGNDDDLTRFEKSLTR